One Papaver somniferum cultivar HN1 chromosome 10, ASM357369v1, whole genome shotgun sequence genomic window carries:
- the LOC113315579 gene encoding uncharacterized protein LOC113315579 — protein MAGRLNLLETQNSGKLPSQPINPREAVNAVTLRSGTRTVQPEDAEKSKDPKGPVLEKEITDTSQTDEVPKTNFKPLVSTYVPPLLFPGRFANKNVEQDKEILDVLKKIHVNIPLIDVIRQVPKYARVLKDLWTKKKRLSGNEVMSVGENVSAILQKKLPPKCNDPGSFDIPVTIGNKRFGKAILDLGASVNVISIYESLNLGHLKETRIVLELADLSNVYPRGIIEDVLVQVNQLVFPADFCVLEMDSGSDASIPLLLGRPFMKTSKTFIDVDKGMLTMEFDDENIRFNIFWSNAVS, from the coding sequence ATGGCAGGTAGATTGAACCTTTTGGAAACAcagaatagtgggaaactcccttctcaacctattaatccTAGAGAAGCTGTTAATGCTGTgacattgagaagtggtacacgaaCTGTGCAACCAGAAGATGCTGAGAAAAGCAAAGACCCCAAGGGGCCAGTTTTGGAAAAAGAGATTACCGACACTTCCCAAACCGATGAGGTACCTAAAACAAACTTTAAACCTCTTGTTtcaacttatgttcctcctttactgTTTCCTGGCAGGTTTGCTAACAAAAATGTGGAACAAGACAAAGAGATTTTAGACGTACTCAAAAAGATTCATGTGAATATCCCGCTGATAGATGTAATTAGGCAGGTTCCTAAGTACGCAAGAGTATTGAAAGACCTATGGACCAAGAAGAAAAGACTATCCGGTAATGAGGTGATGAGTGTGGGGGAAAACGTTTCTGCTATCCTCCAAAAGAAACTACCACCTAAATGCAATGATCCCGGTAGTTTCGATATACCTGTTACGATTGGTAATAAAAGGTTTGGAAAAGCTATACTTGATTTAGGGGCATCGGTTAATGTTATCTCAATTTATGAGTCTTTGAATTTGGGTCATTTGAAAGAAACCCGTATTGTTCTTGAACTAGCTGATCTTTCTAATGTTTACCCTAGAGGTATTATTGAAGATGTGCTTGTGCAGGTgaatcaactagtatttccagctgattTCTGTGTTTTGGAAATGGATAGTGGGTCTGATGCATCTATACCGCTGTTATTGGGGAGGCCTTTCATGAAAACGTCCAAAACCTTTATTGATGTTGACAAAGGAAtgctcactatggaatttgatgatGAAAATATTCGCTTCAATATTTTTTGGAGCAATGCGGTATCCTAG